In Passer domesticus isolate bPasDom1 chromosome 9, bPasDom1.hap1, whole genome shotgun sequence, a genomic segment contains:
- the PARP3 gene encoding protein mono-ADP-ribosyltransferase PARP3: MASKRQASSSKQPDSRQKKPKVEEEDDTWSSTLATLKTAPKEKPPATIDGLCPLSTAPGARVYEDYACTLNQTNISANNNKFYIIQLLEHDGAYSVWSRWGRVGETGQSKLMPCASLEAAKKDFEKKFREKTKNSWATRENFVAHPGKYTLIEVQPGAGQEVEATLRVDAVDGNKVCKQRVLPCTLDSATQELVSLIFSSDMFRDAMQTMNIDVKKMPLGKLSKQQIARGFEALEELEAALREQHPQATHLEELSSRFYTIIPHNFGRARPPTINSPDLLRAKKDMLLVLADIEVAQSLQAQKEKEEEEEEKEVAHPLDRDYALLCCQLSLLDPASREYQMIQTYVTQTGHKLHILNIWQVARDGEAERFKAHDLLEHRRLLWHGTSVAAVAAILKSGLRIMPHSGGRVGKGIYFASENSKSACYVGRTSKNVGIMFLTEVALGKPYRITCDDPTLCQPPAGYDSVLACGRTEPDPAQDQEVLLDGKKVLVCQGKPIPMPAYKDSSFSQSEYLIYKESQCRIRYLVQLRF, encoded by the exons ATGGCTTCGAAGCGCCAAGCTTCTTCCTCGAAGCAGCCAGACAGCCGGCAAAAGAAACCGAAAGTGGAAGAGGAGGACGACACCTGGAGCTCCACCTTGGCAACGCTGAAAACTGCTCCCAAGGAGAAGCCGCCTGCCACAATTGATGGGCTGTGCCCCCTGAGCACAGCACCGGGTGCCCGG GTCTATGAGGACTATGCCTGCACCCTGAACCAGACCAACATCAGTGCCAACAACAACAAGTTCTACatcatccagctcctggagcacgATGGTGCCTACAGTGTGTGGAGCCGCTGGGGCCGTGTG GGAGAGACAGGCCAGTCCAAGCTCATGCCCTGTGCTTCCCTGGAAGCTGCCAAGAAGGACTTTGAGAAGAAGTTTCGAGAGAAGACCAAGAACAGCTGGGCAACAAGGGAGAACTTTGTTGCCCACCCAGGGAAGTACACGCTCATTGAGgtgcagccaggggctgggcaggaggtggAGGCTACACTCAGG GTGGATGCCGTGGATGGGAACAAGGTCTGCAAGCAGCGGGTGCTGCCCTGCACCTTGGACAGCGCCACACAGGAGCTGGTGTCCCTCATCTTCAGCAGTGACATGTTCCGGGATGCCATGCAGACCATGAATATCG ATGTGAAGAAGATGCCTCTGGGGAAGCTGAGCAAGCAGCAGATCGCAAGGGGCTTTGAGGCactggaagagctggaggcagcgctgagggagcagcacccccaggccaCTCACCTGGAGGAACTCTCCTCACGCTTCTACACCATCATCCCCCACAACTTTGGGCGGGCACGGCCGCCCACCATCAACTCCCCTGACCTGCTGCGTGCCAAGAAGGACATGCTGCTG gtGCTGGCTGACATTGAGGTTGCACAGAGCCTGCAGGCAcagaaagagaaggaggaggaggaggaggagaaagaagttGCCCACCCACTGGATCGGGATtatgccctgctgtgctgccagctctccctgcttgACCCAGCTTCCCGGGAATATCAG ATGATCCAGACCTATGTGACACAGACTGGGCACAAACTCCACATCCTCAACATCTGGCAGGTGGCCCGAGATGGTGAG gctgagcgtTTCAAGGCCCATGACCTCCTGGAGCACCGGCGCCTGCTGTGGCACGGCACCAGCGTGGCGGCGGTGGCGGCCATCCTGAAGAGCGGGCTGCGCATCATGCCCCACTCCGGCGGGCGCGTGGGCAAGGGCATCTACTTTGCCTCAGAGAACAGCAAATCAGCCTGCTATG TGGGCCGTACATCTAAGAATGTTGGCATCATGTTCCTGACGGAGGTGGCCCTGGGCAAGCCCTACCGCATCACCTGCGATGACCCCACGCTGTGTCAGCCACCTGCTGGCTATGACAGTGTCCTGGCCTGTGGCCGGACAGAGCCGG ATCCTGCACAGGAtcaggaggtgctgctggatGGCAAGAAGGTGCTGGTGTGCCAGGGCAAGCCCATCCCCATGCCCGCCTACAAGGACTCCTCCTTCAGCCAGAGCGAGTACCTCATCTACAAGGAAAGCCAGTGCCGGATCCGCTACCTTGTCCAGCTCCGCTTCTGA
- the RBM5 gene encoding RNA-binding protein 5, giving the protein MGSDKRVSRTERSGRYGSIVEREDRDERESRSRRRDDYKRSSEERRGDRYDDYRDYDSRDYDSRDYDSRDSRDCRDYDSRDYDSRDSRVCRDYDSRDSRDCRDYDSRDCRDYDSRDSRDYDCRDYDSRDCRDYDSRDSRDYDRDYDSRDYDSPERERERRNSDKSEDGYHSDGDYGEHDYRNDINDEKESKTIMLRGLPITVTENDIRELIESFEGPQPADVRLMKRKTGVSRGFAFVEFYHFQDATSWMEANQKKLVIQGKQIAMHYSNPRPKFEDWLCNKCCLYNFRRRLKCFRCGADKFDSEQEVPPGAAEAVQSVDYYCDTIILRNIAPHTVVESIMTALSPYASLAVNNIRLIKDKQTQQNRGFAFVQLSSAMDASQLLQILQSLQPPLKIDGKTIGVDFAKSARKDLLLPDGNRVSAFSVASTAIAAAQWSSTQPQTGEGSTLDYSYLQSGQDGYSQYAQYSQDYQQYYQNQGGVLDTDTATISGAPVTTTTAAVVSQSPQLYNQQTNSPDSPTQSAPPTTSTQAQAAPPTGVVPGTKYAVPDTSTYQYDESSGYYYDPITGLYYDPNSQYYYNALTQQYLYWDGEKETYMPAAEGVTYQQTATTTTTKEVKEKKEKPKSKTAQQIAKDMERWAKSLNKQKENFKNSFQPLSTREEERKESAAADAGFALFEKKGALSERQQILPEVLKNGDDENPLKRGLVAAYSGDSDNDEDLLERMENEEEKLTDWKKMACLLCRRQFPNKDALIRHQQLSDLHKQNMDIYRRSKLSEQELEALELREREMKYRDRAAERREKYGIPEPPEPKRKKVYDAGTVNYEQPTKDGLDNSNIGNKMLQAMGWREGSGLGRKCQGITAPIEAQVRMRGAGLGAKGSSYGVSTADSYKDAVRKAMFARFTEME; this is encoded by the exons ATGGGCTCGGACAAGCG GGTGAGCAGGACGGAGCGGAGCGGCCGCTACGGCTCCATCGTGGAGAGGGAGGACCGCGACGAGCGGGAGTCCCGCAGCCGGCGGAGGGACGACTACAAGCGGTCCAGTGAGGAGCGCCGCGGTGACCGCTATGATGATTATCGCGACTACGATAGCCGAGACTACGACAGCCGGGACTACGACAGCCGCGATAGCCGAGACTGCCGCGACTACGACAGCCGGGACTACGATAGTCGAGACAGCCGGGTCTGCCGAGACTACGACAGTCGCGACAGCCGCGATTGCCGGGACTACGATAGCCGAGACTGCCGCGACTACGACAGCCGGGACAGCCGAGACTACGACTGCCGGGACTACGACAGCCGGGATTGCCGGGACTACGACAGCCGCGATAGCCGCGACTACGATAGAGACTACGACAGCCGCGATTACGATAGCCCCGAG AGGGAGCGGGAGCGCAGGAACAGCGACAAATCGGAGGACGGGTACCATTCCGATGGCGACTACGGCGAGCACGACTACAGGAACGATATTAACgatgaaaaagaaagcaagacCATCATGTTGCGTGGGCTCCCCATCACGGTCACGGAGAACGAT ATTCGTGAGCTTATTGAGTCCTTTGAAGGTCCTCAGCCTGCAGACGTGAGGCTGATGAAAAGAAAGACAG GTGTAAGCCGTGGTTTCGCCTTCGTGGAGTTTTATCACTTTCAAGATGCTACCAGCTGGATGGAAGCCAATCAG AAAAAGCTGGTGATTCAAGGGAAGCAGATTGCAATGCACTACAGCAACCCAAGGCCTAAATTTGAGGACTGGCTCTGCAACAAG TGCTGCCTGTACAACTTCAGAAGGAGGCTAAAATGCTTCCGCTGTGGAGCGGACAAATTTG ATTCAGAGCAGGAGGTACCACCTGGGGCAGCAGAAGCCGTTCAGTCTGTGGATTATTACTGTGATA CCATCATTCTTCGAAACATTGCTCCTCACACAGTCGTGGAATCCATCATGACTGCCTTGTCTCCGTATGCATCTCTGGCAGTCAATAATATTCGTCTTATCAAAGACAAGCAGACTCAGCAGAACAGAGGCTTTGCGTTTGTGCAGCTGTCTTCTGCCATG gatGCTTCTCAACTGCTACAGATTTTACAAAGTCTTCAGCCGCCGTTAAAAATTGATGGCAAAACAATTGGTGTTGACTTTGCAAAGAGTGCCAGAAA AGACCTGCTTCTCCCAGACGGTAACAGAGTCAGCGCCTTCTCTGTGGCGAGTacagccattgctgcagctcAGTGGTCATCCACTCAG CCACAGACTGGAGAGGGCAGCACCCTTGACTACAGCTATCTCCAGTCAGGACAGGATGGATACTCACAGTATGCTCAG TATTCCCAGGATTATCAGCAGTACTACCAAAATCAAGGAGGAGTGTTGGACACAGACACAGCTACCATATCAG GAGCTCCGGTCACTACAACAACAGCTGCAGTCGTGTCCCAGAGCCCTCAGCTCTATAATCAGCAGACAAACTCACCTGACTCTCCG acacAATCAGCACCACCTACCACTAGCActcaggcacaggcagctcctccGACTGGCGTGGTGCCTGGAACCAAGTATG ctGTCCCTGATACTTCCACCTACCAATATGATGAATCTTCAGGATATTATTATGATCCTATAACAGGGCTCTACTATGATCCTAATTCCCAG TACTACTACAATGCCTTAACCCAGCAGTACCTGTACTGGGATGGCGAAAAGGAGACCTAcatgcctgcagcagaaggtgTCACGTACCAACAGACAGCTACCACAACCACCACCAAAGAAgtgaaggagaagaaagagaagccTAAAAGTAAAACAGCCCAACAG ATTGCTAAAGACATGGAGCGCTGGGCAAAGAGTTTGAACAAGCAGAAAGAGAACTTCAAGAATAGCTTCCAGCCACTGAGTACCAGGGAGGAGGAGCGGAAGGAGTCAGCAGCTGCAGATGCAGGCTTTGCCCTCTTTGAGAAAAAG GGAGCTCTGTCTGAGCGACAGCAGATCTTGCCAGAGGTGTTGAAAAATGGGGATGATGAAAATCCACTAAAG CGTGGCCTTGTGGCTGCCTACAGCGGTGACAGCGATAATGATGAGGACTTGCTGGAAAGAATGGAGAATGAGGAGGAGAAGCTGACTGACTGGAAGAAGATGGCTTGTCTGCTGTGTAGAAGGCAGTTCCCAAACAAAGATGCTCTGATTCGtcaccagcagctctctgaCTTGCACAAG cAAAACATGGATATCTATAGGAGATCAAAGCTTTCCGAGCAGGAACTTGAAGCCTTGGAGCTACGTGAGAGAGAG ATGAAATACAGAGACAGAGCAGCTGAGAGGCGGGAGAAGTACGGCATCCCCGAGCCGCCGGAGCCCAAGCGCAAGAAGGTCTACGATGCAGGCACAGT GAATTACGAGCAGCCCACCAAAGATGGCCTTGACAACAGTAATATAGGGAACAAGATGCTGCAGGCCATGGGCTGGAGGGAAGGTTCAGGCTTGGGAAGAAAATGCCAGGGCATCACAGCACCCATTGAG GCCCAGGTACGAATGAGGGGAGCTGGCTTGGGAGCCAAGGGCAGCTCCTACGGCGTCTCCACGGCGGATTCGTACAAAGACGCGGTGCGGAAAGCCATGTTCGCTCGCTTCACGGAGATGGAGTGA